One part of the Vicia villosa cultivar HV-30 ecotype Madison, WI linkage group LG6, Vvil1.0, whole genome shotgun sequence genome encodes these proteins:
- the LOC131613824 gene encoding uncharacterized protein LOC131613824, producing the protein MDPIKYLFEKPALTGRISHWKMLLSEYDIQYRAQKAIKGSVLADHLATQPIDDDQSLQDDFLDEEIMYLKSKDYEEPLHGESPYPESQWGLIFDGAVNAYGRGIGEIIVMPQGSHVPFTSRLMFDYTNNMAEYEACIMGLEEVIDLRIKILDVDYARRLLTFFNKVEFHHIPREEKQMADALATLASMYQVKFPNEAPQITIMRLDRPTHVFTAEVVTDDKLWFYDIKIFLQKQEYPPGASSKDRRTLRRLSGNLILTGDVLYKRNFDMICEEVPQTPDL; encoded by the exons atggatccgatcaaataCTTGTTTGAAAAGCCTGCGTTGACCGGAAGAATTTCCCACTGGAAGATGTTATTATCAGAGTACGACATCCAATATCGTGCCCAAaaagccatcaaaggaagtgttttaGCCGATCATTTGGCCACTCAACCTATTGATGATGATCAATCTTTACAAGACGATTTCTTGGATGAAGAAATCATGTATTTGAAATCAAAAGATTATGAGGAACCTTTACATGGAGAAAGTCCTTATCCCGAATCCCAATGGGGTTTGATATTCGATGGAGCTGTTAATGCTTATGGTAGAGGAATTGGGGAAATCATTGTTATGCCACAAGGTTCTCATGTACCGTTCACTTCAAGACTAATGTTTGACTACACCAATAATatggcagaatacgaagcttgtatcatgggactaGAAGAAGTCATTGATCTTAGAATCAAGATTCTGGATGT agattatgcccgAAGACTGCTAaccttcttcaacaaagttgaattccatcaCATACCTCGTGAGGAAAAACAAATGGCAGATGCATTGGCTACTCTAGCTTCCATGTATCAAGTGAAGTTTCCAAATGAAGCTCCTCAGATTACAATCATGCGCCTGGACAGGCCGACTCATGTATTCACTGCTGAAGTTGTCACAGATGACAAGCTGTGGTTTTATGACATCAAAATCTTCTTACAGAAACAAGAGTACCCACCTGGGGCATCTAGCAAAGATAGAAGAACTTTGAGAAGATTGTCTGGTAATCTCATCCTGACTGGAGATGTACTCTACAAAAGGAATTTTGATATG ATATGTGAAGAAGTGCCACAAACGCCAGATCTATGA